From one Gossypium hirsutum isolate 1008001.06 chromosome D08, Gossypium_hirsutum_v2.1, whole genome shotgun sequence genomic stretch:
- the LOC107918166 gene encoding protein ABIL1 translates to MKLFTCQTYTDKEGIRQQQLLAFISRHHKHYILPNFVSKKVHFSPQLQTDPRQKYLHAKSCLQPSDTPASNTLSWHLSSETKSTLKGTSQTLASHYSEVGSCMKDLLKRRDHLQ, encoded by the exons ATG AAACTTTTTACATGCCAAACATACACGGATAAAGAAGGTATCAGGCAGCAGCAGTTGTTGGCATTTATCTCAAGACATCACAAGCACTACATTTTACCGA ATTTTGTTAGCAAGAAGGTACATTTTAGTCCCCAGTTACAGACAGATCCTAGGCAAAAATATCTCCATGCTAAATCTTGTCTTCAGCCTTCAG ATACTCCTGCATCAAATACTCTTTCTTGGCACTTATCCTCAGAAACCAAATCTACTTTGAAAGGGACTTCACAAACTTTAGCAAG TCACTACTCAGAGGTAGGTTCTTGCATGAAAGACCTGTTGAAGAGGAGAGACCACCTTCAGTAG